From one Drosophila subpulchrella strain 33 F10 #4 breed RU33 chromosome 3L, RU_Dsub_v1.1 Primary Assembly, whole genome shotgun sequence genomic stretch:
- the LOC119554606 gene encoding protein new-glue 1-like yields MRFLFAFGFGVLLCLLLAQEGSGASSTTSTSSSASTTTTTASSATTTTTAASATTTTTAASATTTTTASSSSSSSSSSAAARRRRRARRLARERRRRQERRQRQETRRRRMENLIARQRRLINQLQG; encoded by the coding sequence ATGCGCTTCCTATTCGCTTTTGGCTTCGGCGTGCTCCTGTGCCTGCTCCTGGCTCAGGAGGGCAGTGGGGCGTCCTccaccacctccacctcctcctctGCCAGCACTACCACTACCACTGCCTCCTCGGCCACCACCACGACCACCGCCGCCTCGGCCACCACCACGACCACCGCCGCCTCGGCCACCACCACGAccaccgcctcctcctcctcatccTCGTCCTCTTCCTCGGCGGCTGCCAGGAGACGCAGGCGTGCCCGCCGCCTGGCTCGCGAGCGCCGTCGTCGCCAGGAGCGGAGGCAGCGCCAGGAGACGAGGAGGCGCCGGATGGAGAATCTGATCGCCAGGCAGCGCCGCCTGATCAACCAACTCCAGGGATAA
- the LOC119554280 gene encoding protein new-glue 1-like → MRFLFAFGFGVLLCLLLAQEGSGASSTTSTSSSASTTTTTASSATTTTTAASATTTTTAASATTTTTASSSSSSSSSSAAARRRRRARRRRLARERQRRERRRQRQAERLRLQLENQRRLINQLRG, encoded by the coding sequence ATGCGCTTCCTATTCGCTTTTGGCTTCGGCGTGCTCCTGTGCCTGCTCCTGGCTCAGGAGGGCAGTGGGGCGTCCTccaccacctccacctcctcctctGCCAGCACTACCACTACCACTGCCTCCTCGGCCACCACCACGACCACCGCCGCCTCGGCCACCACCACGACCACCGCCGCCTCGGCCACCACCACGAccaccgcctcctcctcctcctcctcgtcctcTTCCTCGGCGGCTGCCAGGAGACGCAGGCGTGCCCGCCGCCGTCGTCTGGCTAGGGAGCGCCAGCGTAGGGAGCGCAGGAGGCAGCGCCAAGCTGAGAGACTGCGCCTGCAACTGGAGAACCAGCGCCGCCTGATCAATCAGCTGCGCGGTTAA
- the LOC119554352 gene encoding protein new-glue 1: MRFTYVLLLGLLGCLLLAQPGCPADTTTSTESSTSSSSATTTTTTTASSSSATTEAAASSSATTTTTASTTTTTTTTSSSSSSSSAAARRRRAAARRRRLARQRRRRQQRQRRRRQQQQNRRQQRRRQNRG, from the coding sequence ATGCGCTTCACATACGTTTTGCTCTTGGGCCTTCTGGGCTGCCTTCTGCTCGCCCAGCCGGGTTGCCCAGCAGATACTACCACAAGCACTGAAAGCTCGACCTCTAGCTCCTCAGCCACAACCACAACCACAACCACCGCTTCATCCTCTTCCGCGACGACTGAAGCCGCCGCTTCTTCTTCTGCCACCACAACAACCACGGCTTCCACGACCAcgaccaccaccaccacctcgtcctcgtcctcgtcctcaaGCGCGGCTGCCCGTCGTCGCAGAGCCGCcgcccgccgccgccgctTGGCACGGCAACGTCGCAGGCGTCAACAGCGCCAAAGGCGCCGCCGCCAACAACAGCAAAATAGACGCCAGCAAAGGCGGCGACAGAACCGGGGATAG